The genomic interval aattttaatacacTATTTCAACAGATACAAGAACTAGTATTTGTTCAGTTCTTCAGTACTTCTTTCAGAGTGTGATGGCATATGGCATCACCTTGTGGGGTGGTGCCTCTGAGGTAAAAGATATACTGCTCGTGCAGAAGAAGGCCATCCGGATTCTTTGTGGGGCTGATTTTTTAACGCATTGTAAGCCTCTTTTTGTGAGTGAAAAGATTCTCactgtattcaatttttacatttacATGTCAGCTATAAAGGCATTCCACAGTGTCTGTACTTTGCCTACCAGGGGTGATGTGCATGATCATGGCACCAGAGGCAGGCTGAGGCTGGACCTGCCATATTGTAGATTGGGGAGGACCCAGAGCAGCCTCATCTACCAGCCAGCTAAAATTTTGAACAAGCTGCCAGTATCAGCCAGTACTCTGCCAGAGACAGTCTTGAAGAGGAGAGACTGAGGGCTTTCCTTCAGGAGAACCCCTTTTATTCTATGAGGGAGTTTTATGATTGTGATCCTCAGACTGTAAGTAGCTTACTTCTTGCATTAGTCTTGCTGCTTCTTCTGCTTGCTGCTTTTTGTGTTTGATGTGTTTTTTGTTCTTGACCTGTCTTATGACAGTTTTTTATGTTCTTGACTTGTTCACTTGTGGCCATACTTATGACCAAGCCATGAACAgaaactcattattattattattattattaccttaTATACCTATATACCTTATatacctccttcttcatccattacccacatctgtgggatcgatggcatcattatacaataaaaacaacaCTTTCATACTCAAGTCAAGATCAAGATGGCAGAAAGTGACTAAGTAGTTAAAATTTGAGTCAGATCATCACTCATGTATTCACGCACTTCATAGTAGGCTCTGACTCTCATAAATCCGGTCACCACTCTCTCAAAATCACGCAAATCCAACTGCTTCACTCCTGCAGGCAGTCTATTGAAGTAGCGTAATGCTGCACTCCCATAACACACCTGCGACCTCTGAAGACGTACCCTCGGGATGTCAAACAGCTCTCGATGCCTAGTGTTGTGATGGTGCACATCATTCCGAGTCAACAAACCATGCTGACTCTTCTTTACATGCAGCAGGCAGAAAAGAAGGAAGTGGCTGACAACTGTCATAATACCCAGTCTTACAAAAAGGGGCTTGCAGTGTGCTCGATGTTCGCTAGCAGTTATAATCCGTGCAGCCCGTTTCTGCAGCTTAAGTACTTCCACCACCCttgctgaatgaccccacatgAGCAGACCATAGGAgatatggcagtggaaaagtgcaTGGTAAGTCATTACCAGATATGCCTCTGTCACATGTCCCCTCAGCTTCAGCAACAAGAAACAAATTCGCGACAGCCTCCTGGTCACTTGTTGGATGTGGCTAGCCCAGTTCAGTTTTGAGTCCAAGACAAACCCTAACAGCTTTACAGGGTCCTGTTCAGCTGGCAGGCTGCGAGACAAACTGCAGATTATGTTTTGTGTCTTGTTCTCATTCAACTGAAAGCGATTTGCCTGGAACCATGAGGTTGAAGATTGGAGATGCTCTGCTGACAGTTCTAGCACATGCTGTAGGTCCACTCCAGATGACAATAAGGacatatcatcagcaaatagcaGAGTCGAGCCGTTGTTGTCCAAGTCATTTATCATTATGATAAACAGGATTGGTCCCAGTATTGAACCCTGTGGCACTCCAAAATTCACAGGAAGTGGGCTGGAAGAAGCTCCTCCAAGAGACACCACTTGTGCCCTCCCAGTCAGGTAGGAATTCAATAGAGACAAAGCTGAGTCCACAATCCCATAGTAATGGAGCTTATCAGACAAAATTCCATGGTCAACGCAGTCAAATGCTCTGCTTAGGTCACAAAGAGTCAGTGCTAGGGATTCACCATCCTCAAATGCTGAACCAATCCGTTCAGCAACCCGATTTACTGCACCAAAAGTAGACCTCCCTCTGCGAAAACCGAATTGCATGTTTGAAAAAAGGTTATTCCTCTCAAAGAAGTCCTCAAGTTGGGGCTTGATGACTGCTTCAACCACCTTACCAAAGATTGGAGTGATGGATATAGGCCTGTAGCTGTTTAGGCTCTGGTGGTCACCCTTCTTGTAAACCGGAGTGGTTCTAGATGTTTTCAAGAAGTCTGGAAAGATAGCAGTCCTCAGGCAATCATTAACTGCCACAGCAAGTGGATCAACAATTTCCTCAATCACCTCACGAAGCATGAATGCAGACATTCCATACACATCAGGACTTTTCAATGGCTTGAATGATTTGACAATCTTCCTCAGGGCCAATGAAGTGATGGGGCGGAAGAAAGAGAGGTGTGCATGCACTGCTGGAACTCGTGCAGCCAGTAGTTCAGCAGGGTCTGCAGCAGCAGTGGGCAGTTCACCTACAATGCTATTCACTGATTCAATGAAGAAATCATTGAATGCATCCGGACTCGCAAACTCCAATTTTCTCACTGGCAAGGAACGATGAGAATTTATAACATCCCAGGCTGCCTTACAGTGGTTTGGAGCATTGTCAATTTTGGCTGCTGTTGCTACCTTCCTAGCCAACTCAACTTGCTTCTTGTAGATGGATTTAGCACGTCTATATCTCCTCCTGTCACCATCATCACCACCTTCACACCTATTTTTTAGAGCCAACATAACTTCCTTGATCGCAGCAAGATCATCATTATACCACTCCTGATGACTCTTCATACGGCCCTGTCTCTTCTGTGGTCGCCGAGAGCTGTATGTCTTGAGAATTTCTGgtaaaaatttatcaaatttctcCTGGAAGAATTTGAAGAAGTTCCCAAGTAAACCAGTGTCACCtggtatattattttattttattattagtaCTAATATACTAATACTAAACttacttgaaaattatataggcctactatcaaAACTTGTGAACGTCATGCGAAGAAAACACAACAGGCATCAAATCGGATCAAGCCTACAAACAAAATCACAAAACTGCGATTTcacacaaagtagaaggaatcttgtatctttcttctctgtggATTTCATGGATCCATTACTTGACACCTTGACAGTCAAAAGGCTACAGAGATATCGATATGCTCTGTACTATCGACTATCGAGGGTTGATAACGGGTATCGAACTGTCGATGGTCGATCACGCACGATCATCGTCAAACGTCACAGTTCAGCATTCTTGGCCTtagttgaaattcatttttttttcttatttacatTCAGTTTTCCTTTTGAaggtgaataataataattattatttatggttTACTATGAATTAAATTTAAACTTTCTATCTAGATATTCGAATAGTTTGAAGTGACCAACAGACAATGTCGGCtgaagttaatattatttgtaggTTATGTGGACTTTCTTGTGAACAATCTATCCATATTTTTGATAAACTCGCTTCTGTTAATATGTTGCAGTATAAAATAATGCAATTGTTAGATATAAATGTGGGTAAAAGTGACAATTTGCCTCATTCTGTGTGCTTATCCTGCGTGACCAAACTGGATAGTATGTGGTGTTTTAAAAACATGTGCCATCAAGTGCAAATCAAACTCAGGAAGATGAGAGTCGTTTATGAATCAGTCTCTTCTAATTGCGATAGATTGAACTCTGAATTCTATAGTGAGCTTTCGAATCAAgtaaatttggaaaataaagcACAAAAATGCATCTCATCTACAAAAACTAGTGCTTCAAATTCGTCAACTTttgctgatttattgataaaggAGGAAGACGTTGATGTACTATATCAACATCAAAcagtatttaataatattgaaagtgctTTTGTATCTGTTTATGGCAAGGAAGAAGTTCAAATTGGTGATAAAACTGCATCACAATGTAACCCACATTCGGAGGATGATAGTGAAGGAAATATTGAAGACAATTCAATGTCGATGGTTGATGAAGAAAATACTGATGTAAAATGCAGTTTTAACATGGATGTTGATGACTATTTTAAAGATACTGAAGATAATATGTTTGATTCAAGTAGTGTTCTAGAACAAGATGACACAAACAATGGGAATTCAATCGAAAGTACTTCTTTGGAAGCTACTTCTAATACAGAAATCGTGCAGTCCTTTGAAGGCCACTATTACAGGATGGAGGCAAACATCAACTCAGACCTATTGTGCAATAGGATTCCCTATTTAATTAACAAATCTCAGATGGGAACCAAACACATGATATACACTGTTTCTCACGATTCATCAAAATTCACTAGTGAACATGATTACTTGATTGATAAATTGTATATTAAATTGGAGATGTTTGATTTAGAGAATCCTAATGCTGTTCGAATACTAACTGAATGGTTGAATAATCTTTTGAATGGCAAAATATCATTGATGCCCTACTATTTCAGCTGGCTAGATAATAGTGAGCTTAATGTTGGATTCAAATGTATTATATGCAAGAGAATAATTTCTAGTAACAAGAGATGTGTAATGAACCATATTGCAGATCATCTACTCTGGATTTGTCCAGTTTGTGGCAGGTTTTTTAGAATTCAAACCAAATTGAAGAATCATTTGCTTCAACATTTATCGcctatttttaaatgttcaacaTGCGGTGAGAATCTTGGGagtgatattgaaaaatataaagtgCACAAACGTGGTCATTATAAGTACAGATGTACGCCTTGCCAGTTTGAGTGTTGTGATGAAGAAAAGTGGTTGATGCACTTGGAAAAGGATAGGAAACATAGTGAATTATGCTCTTCAGATTGCAGTTTGTTTTACGACAGCATTGACAAATTTCGAGATCACGTCCTGGCGCTTGCAACTCTGGGAGGTTATGTTTGTGGCGCATGTGGAATGGCCTATCATTGCGAGGAATATTTGAAATTGCATTTGAATGTGCATGGTTTGGAGCATGGCAGTAAGACTACTTGTGAAGAAAGTTTAGAAAACAATGACACCAGCtttaaaaataaacttgataTCTTGAAAAACTCTAGCAGTGAGGAACATTTTGATATGCTGAAAAAAATACTAGCAAATGAAATTGAACCGGAGGAATTTCAAACTTCTTCTACAATGCCGGGTGGCAGAGTTACTACTGCATTTATTTGCTTCAAATGTTGTAGGAGCTTACAAACTgtaaagaaatttaaaaatcataTTGAGAACCACTTATCGATGACTTGCTATGAGTGTAAGCAGTATAAGAAAGGCATTAGAAGATTGAGAATGCATTTTAATTCGTGCTCTTTCAAGAAAAGAAAGTGTGTTAGTTGTAGAAATGAAATATGGCTGAATACCAGTAAAGAATACATTGATCATTTATCTTTGCATCAGAAAAGGAAGATTTGCAACTATTGTCAGGTGGTTATAGAAAACACATGCAAGCTAGAGCGACATATTGAATCACATAAAGAAACGAAAACTTGGTTCTGTGGCATTTGCAATGAATTACTGGTTGTGGCATGCAAATCACTAGACAGTTTAAAACGTAGGCATATGGAAGATAAACATCCCGAAAAATTGGATAGATGCATGTGTGAGATATGTGGTGTGTATTTTACATCAAAAGTGAGATTAGCTTTGCATACAAGTAAAAAACATTTATTGAGAAAGACTGTTGATAGGCCCAATTTTATCTGTGCTTATT from Nilaparvata lugens isolate BPH unplaced genomic scaffold, ASM1435652v1 scaffold5918, whole genome shotgun sequence carries:
- the LOC111061457 gene encoding uncharacterized protein LOC111061457, whose amino-acid sequence is MKSHQEWYNDDLAAIKEVMLALKNRCEGGDDGDRRRYRRAKSIYKKQVELARKVATAAKIDNAPNHCKAAWDVINSHRSLPVRKLEFASPDAFNDFFIESVNSIVGELPTAAADPAELLAARVPAVHAHLSFFRPITSLALRKIVKSFKPLKSPDVYGMSAFMLREVIEEIVDPLAVAVNDCLRTAIFPDFLKTSRTTPVYKKGDHQSLNSYRPISITPIFGKVVEAVIKPQLEDFFERNNLFSNMQFGFRRGRSTFGAVNRVAERIGSAFEDGESLALTLCDLSRAFDCVDHGILSDKLHYYGIVDSALSLLNSYLTGRAQVVSLGGASSSPLPVNFGVPQGSILGPILFIIMINDLDNNGSTLLFADDMSLLSSGVDLQHVLELSAEHLQSSTSWFQANRFQLNENKTQNIICSLSRSLPAEQDPVKLLGFVLDSKLNWASHIQQVTRRLSRICFLLLKLRGHVTEAYLVMTYHALFHCHISYGLLMWGHSARVVEVLKLQKRAARIITASEHRAHCKPLFVRLGIMTVVSHFLLFCLLHVKKSQHGLLTRNDVHHHNTRHRELFDIPRVRLQRSQVCYGSAALRYFNRLPAGVKQLDLRDFERVVTGFMRVRAYYEVREYMSDDLTQILTT